In Octopus bimaculoides isolate UCB-OBI-ISO-001 chromosome 26, ASM119413v2, whole genome shotgun sequence, the DNA window aaaccatgagagccactgcctggtactgcatcagggcatttattatgccctgatgcagtaccaggcagtggctctcatggcttctgatcttaactgattggaagtgttatcatgtacattatttcatcttggtataaaagatgggctacagcaaatattctgcttgtactgcatcagggcatttattattattatcattattattattatcagcatcattattattattattatcattattattattatcattattattattattaaggtggcaagctgacagaatcattatcacgctggacaaaatcctatctttccttcaaactttgcttttgtctcATTTATTCAAActtccaaagaatccctctccaCACATGGCTATGATCCCTCCCCACGCCACAATACTCCTGCTCAAGATCAGAGATTCCCATATTGTCAGCCAccgagggacatgctcaactggttatggtcaagcaactgacaagcaaatctggagtattgagcagaatatttatttcctataatgatatttctgcctcagcaaatcagtgctgaatctgtctgaaatgtaatggaaaataggtcagtttcgaAACAGGTCAGAAAAGTAAAgtgtgaagggaatagtagtcatttcctttgatttctagattgaAGCAAATGGGAAAGAGCACTTACTAAccgaagacaaaaagaaatgaaaattttctgacaaactgttattattattactactactactactactactattattattattattattattattattattattatcattatcattatcattcattcATACGCCACTTTAGTTATCAGGGATCCTCTCTTGAGGTTTGATGACACcaaatctcctcaaatctcaagggTCATTCTTAGGATTCTTACCAAATACAAGATGGCACTTTCTTTCCAGTTCTCTTCTGGAAGAATAAGTacctttgtctttcgtccttttgggagggtcaataaaataaagtaccagtcaggtaccggggtcaatgtaaaccAGACTTACACTCTGCCctgatttgaaatttgaaattgtttgaaattatggtttgtttgaaatatttatatagacgcacacatacatatggacactCATACAAGGATACGTATATCTAAGGGTACATGTACTCACAAAGATgttcacatatgcacaaatacaaggattcacaaaagaaaaaacacatgcacatgcagacacacacacactcacacatacacagaaggaaacacatgcatacacacaaggacacacatatacttccacatatgaacacacacacacacattcacgcaagtgcatacacgtacatagacacaaggacacacacattcacacaagtccatacacatacatagacacaaggacacacacacacatacacacaaggacatacacacatacacacaagggcacatacacacatacacacaaggacacacacacatacacacaaggacacacacacacacatgcacacaagtgcatacacagacacacacacacaaggacacaaacCTATGCACTCaaggaaacacatacatacacacacaaggaagcactcacacatacatacacacaaggacacacacacacacacacacatgcacacaagtgcatacacagacacacacacacaaggacacacacacagagaaagaagcaactttcacacacacatgaacactctcaggatgaaagaagaaataggatataaaaagaaaataaatccgGTTCCtgtacacaacaaaatagtaaaaattataaaactaacgacaataatgaatgaaataataatgataataaaatgatgtgaacgaaaaagaatgaaaagaaaataaaaagaaatatcggCGACAAAAGAAAGAGtgtgaataaaagaaacagagagaactAGAGTTTTAATAAGCACTGATGGTGTCAGTGGTGACCGCTGGTGGTTGGTGCACACAGATGCTTGATTTGAGTATAATATGAGGGGAGGAGCTTGAATTCGGTTTCGGTGATGTAATGTCAAAAAATAAGAATGCAAAACAATAAGATCGGTTTTTCTGTGGGTGGCAGTGTTTAAACAATGTCTCGTTGCAATTGGTGCTGATTTTCAAGTCACATGGTACTCATTAACTGATCATTTAAGAGCAGCCGGATATATCGGAGAAGTTTATTTGATTGCAGATTGGCTGACTAAATGTTGCATTGGCTCACCTAACAGCAGTGCAGTGAGAGATTTAAACTGCAGTTGTACAGTAACTTAATTAAAAGCAGTGAAGTGGCTTAATTAACAACAGTGCAGGGACTAATTTTGCAGTGGCATAGAAACAAATCTTGTTGCAGTTCATTGAAGTACCTAACAGTGGTGCAGTGTGTAATTTTACAGTTGTGCAATAACTAATCTAACGACAGTGCAGTGCCTAATTCTGAAGTCCTTCAATAACATTTAATAGCAATGCAACTGCACCTCGCAGCAGTGCAGTGATTAATCTCATATGTGCAGTGACTTACAAAAACAGTTGTGCATTTGCTTACCTTACTGCAGTGCAGTTTGTAACTTAACAATCGTGTCAAGACTAAACTAACGTCACTTGGCTAAAAGACAAGAAATTTCGCTCATTTTTTTGGAAATACTCAAAGATTTTACTATTACCAGTGGAAGAAAATAATTTCGGAGAGAAACAAAGGCCAGAGAACGTATCGAAATATCAGAGTCTtctgtaatatacacacatgtacacttgtatatatatttgcaaaacagaaatgtatctatataaagatatagaaatatgtgaatgtatagatGTAGATTGAGATTTCAGGAAATTGCAGAAACAGAAAGCAACAGACTTTAAGAAGGTCGtttaaagaaatacagaaaagggTTCTACTTGGTCAAAAAAGAAGCACAGGAAAAAATTTTGGTTGATTAAATTTTatccaaggtttttttttctctagaaataacattaatattgttattaatatatttgacaacactatcatcaacatcatacaaAGGACCAGAAGAAAATGGTTGTTCCCTGCAGAAGCTGAAAAGGCCAAcgcaacaacaagaacaggaaATTATTATGATAGTGAGGAAAAGGTGTGTGTTGAAGGATTACGGAGTAAGGTTGGTCAAATAAGAAGAACAGCAGGAAACAGAGGAAACGGTCTGAGCTTTGGAGAAGAATTGAATGAAGTGACACAGCatagaagaagaacaagaacaagaagattGGTAgagtgaaataaagagagaagaaaataagaggagcaggaggagaaCGGGATAAAGATTTAAAGAGGAAaatcaaagaaggaaagaagaataacaagaagaataataaggacatacaacaacaacaacaacaacaacaacaacaacaacaacaacaacaagaaacactGCAAAGGGAAGAACTAAACTGACCCCCCCTCCTGGCAATAAGAACATTAATTGGAAGAAGGACAAAGTCAAGTAAAAACCAATTGAAGCAGAAGGAGTTTGAACCAAGGTGGACCTAACCAAACTGAGCTAGACCCAACAGAACCAAGCAGGACCAGGATTATGGGTGCCCAATTGGATAACAGTCATTCCATACCAAATTATCTTTCtggttaacaatatatatacatttatatataaacatacttatacacacacacacacacacacacacagaggcatacctCAACTTACATCTCTTTCGACTTCAGTCCACCCTCACACCACCTCTTCTCTGCTTCAGTCactaggctgtggccatgctggggtacagcctTGAAGAATACTTAGTCAAAAGAATTGACACCAGTGCATATTTTTTGTTTAAGCCCTGtgcttatcctatcagtctcttttgctgaaccgctaagttacgtggacataaacacaccaacactggttgtcaagttggTGGAGTGGggtgacaagcacagacataaaggaatgctcacattcacacacaaatacagagttatatatatacatacatacacacacacacacatatatatatatacacacgtacatatatacataaataaatacagatgtatgtgtgtgtgtgtttgtgtgtcaggcatcattcagtttccgtctaccaaattcacttacaaggctttggttgacccatgtctatattagaagatacttgcccaaggtgccacacagtgggactgaacccaaaaccatgcagttgggaagcaagctttttaccacgcaGCAAGCTTCAACTTCTCTCAAATTATCCTTCAGTTTATTAGTCCTCAACAAACTTATTTAGAAATAGAAGAATTTAAACACAAACCACCAAAAGCCATCACTGAAGTGGGAAAACAAATAGAATACATGTAAAAAAGTATAATATAGTGCTTGCTCCGAGTCATATAGAGTCACTCATAAGGTTAGTTTTCTGGGTTCTGTAGCTTATATGATTCCCCAGTGTATGGGACGACGGTCCAGCACAGTGTAgcattttgctcaaaaacacaacacgtcacccagtccaagaattgaaaccacaatcctacgatcatgagtccaacagctTTCTGTATGGTCTGCCCtcattactctgtaaggagcatagAGTTGGTTTCCCAGTTTGTCTGGTGTGCacgggagtgctgaaaagttactgggctttgagtgaaagaaaatacaagaggataagttatgatttcattcaacatattcctttcttgccattcacacacttattgcagcggtccttcagtttttctaagcccataAAAGAACTCGTTAGGTTGAGCCTCCAGNNNNNNNNNNNNNNNNNNNNNNNNNNNNNNNNNNNNNNNNNNNNNNNNNNNNNNNNNNNNNNNNNNNNNNNNNNNNNNNNNNNNNNNNNNNNNNNNNNNNNNNNNNNNNNNNNNNNNNNNNNNNNNNNNNNNNNNNNNNNNNNNNNNNNNNNNNNNNNNNNNNNNNNNNNNNNNNNNNNNNNNNNNNNNNNNNNNNNNNNNNNNNNNNNNNNNNNNNNNNNNNNNNNNNNNNNNNNNNNNNNNNNNNNNNNNNNNNNNNNNNNNNNNNNNNNNNNNNNNNNNNNNNNNNNNNNNNNNNNNNNNNNNNNNNNNNNNNNNNNNNNNNNNNNNNNNNNNNNNNNNNNNNNNNNNNNNNNNNNNNNNNNNNNNNNNNNNNNNNNNNNNNNNNNNNNNNNNNNNNNNNNNNNNNNNNNNNNNNNNNNNNNNNNNNNNNNNNNNNNNNNNNNNNNNNNNNNNNNNNNNNNNNNNNNNNNNNNNNNNNNNNNNNNNNNNNNNNNNNNNNNNNNNNNNNNNNNNNNNNNNNNNNNNNNNNNNNNNNNNNNNNNNNNNNNNNNNNNNNNNNNNNNNNNNNNNNNNNNNNNNNNNNNNNNNNNNNtatatatatatatatatatatatatatatacacacacacacacatgtatatctgtatatttatctagatgtatataaatgcttattctttctctttttcctttcttttgttcttaaACTGTTTTACAATCATGGTTCAAATACATCTTAAGACACTTCACTCTCAAGTAGCCATgcctttattattgtcattattattattattaacattatcgttatcattattattattattattattattattatataaggtggcgagcagacagaatcgttaacacgctggacgaattgcttagtggtatttcgcccgtcgctacattctgagttcaaattccaccaaggttgactccacctttcatcttttcagggtcaatgaaataagtaccagttacgcactggggatcgatgtaatcaactactctccctcccccaaaattccaggccttgtgcctatagtagaaagaattgttatgtgagagagcagtgcatgccatcaaagtgacactggggtaaaatatacgaagcccagtatacccatcatgactacccatctgataagggtataccaggcacatgcatcacaaccatatgtgtgtgacatggtgatctcatatcaagataaacagcgcataaccttgcaggtggagcccagttagaattttcttcaggtcgagtagcccatcctgctcaaaaggtccctgaataaggtttgtttaaggatgttgagcaaaacacccatgtttccaaaggtgaattattcaaaccccagagaattcctctcaacacatggctatgatgctcccccaaagtggctatgatgctcccccaaagtggctatgatgctcccccttattattattattattattattattattattattattattcatgtctttCGTTGTAGATCTGCAAAACTTCTTTCTGAGCGAACCCGGAATCATGAGCGACCGAAACATTCAGTTCAAGGCCAGTATGGTCGGGATGTGGCTGGACATGGAGATCCCTGTGGTTCTGGAACAGATTTCCAATCTGCTGCAGCTGAAGCACTTCCAGAAGGTCAAAGTGCAGCTGAGTCGGCAGGGCCTGAAACTCACCAAAAAGGGCAAGCTGCCAGGGTTGAGCTCTGAAGACCTGATCCCCTTACAAAACATCGAAGACATCTTTGTTGACAACAGCATACCGACCTGTTTCATATGCATAACCACTGCATGTTCCAGTTCACCGACGCAAATCATGGCTTTGAAATGCCTCAATGAGATTTGTGCCAGAGGAATCGTCACCCATTACAAGATACTGACCGGCGAGTGAGTACAAATaatcaccattttctttcttcatcttctacaacttttctacttcttcttcttccccttcttcttcttctttctcttcatctccttctgtttctttttctcctcttctttccttttttcttgtccttcctttctttcttctttcttttcttcttgtccgtcttttctttctcctcctttttctccttccccttcttctttctcttcatctcctgtttctttttctcctcttcttttctttcttcttgtccttttctttcttcttttttcttctgcttcttttcctttccttttttcttgtccttcctttctttcttctttcctttcttcttgtccttttctttctcctttttctcctcctcctttttctccttcacctcctccttcttcttcttcaccttcttcttcttcttcctcttctcctccacctccttctccttttccttcttctccttctccttctccgtctcctgctgcttcttcttcttctttttcaccGAAACAAGCAAATCCTTaaagataaataatagaaaaataacccaaaaatagtaagaaaaaaaaagaaacccagtcGAAGCCTTGACCAGTGTGAAATACTATCGGGTGGTTTGGTGGGAATTTAATTAGTGacaggagaaaaaaattttaattaattagtcatattaaaatattcattgctCTAGTTAGCTGAACTCATTAATTTAATGAGATTCATCAGAAATAAAACAATTGTACCCACATTTTAATTTTACtcattaatattgctgttgttgttgttatataatcCAAAGCTAGTCtggatcaagcagatctatgaccaaGCGTATGCCAGCCATGACCTCCCCATCTATGTCTTTTTGTtatgttatgtacatacatgtttttatacataagacgcaggcatggctgtgtggtaagaagcttgcttcccaaccacatgcttccaggttcagtcccactgcatggaacttttggcaagtgtcttctactatagctgcaggccgaccaaagccttgtgagtggatttggtagacggaaactgaaagaagcctgttgtgtatatgtatatatatatatatatatatatatatatatatacatatgtatatatatgtatgtgtgtgtatatggttgtgtgtctgtgtttgtcccccccaacgtcacttgacaaccgatggtggtgtgtttacgtctctgtaacttagcggttcggcaaaaagagacgatagaataagtactaggctgacaaagaataagtcctggggtcgatttgctcgactaaaggcagtgctccagtatggccgcagtcaaatgactgaaacaagtaaaagagtaaagagtatatatacatacacacatacatacattcataaacacatacatacatgcaacatattcaagcatacatacatacattaaaaccaATGATGGCACACTGTTGGTTCCGATGATGTGAGTTCCAGCTGATCTTATAAGGAAaacaggctgctcgtgaaattaatgtgcaagtggctgagcactccacagacgtacatacccttaatatagtttgagagggattcagcgtgacacagaatgtgacaaggctggcccttttgaatcacaggtacaactcatttttgcgagctgagtggactggggcaacatgaaataaaggacACAGTGTGCAGCCGATATTGAACACACAACCTTGcaattgtgagctgaatgccTCTAACCACTTGCCCATATTCTTTCACATATGTACCCAGGTACATATACGAcgaggtgctgaaaagtccctgcttttgggtaaaagaaaatacaggaggatcagttaattatgatttNNNNNNNNNNNNNNNNNNNNNNNNNNNNNNNNNNNNNNNNNNNNNNNNNNNNNNNNNNNNNNNNNNNNNNNNNNNNNNNNNNNNNNNNNNNNNNNNNNNNatatatatgtatgtatatatatatgtgtatgtatattagtatatatatatattgtgtgtttttttgggttttttttacagCAAGAAGAAACTTGTCCAGTCATTAAGAAATGCTCAGCTTGCTTCTTTGGGTGCCAGCCAAACATCCAACAATTCCACAAACTCAGACTCCAGTGAGGGAAACAACGACTtgagtgatggtgttggtagcaACACTGAATCGGGTTACACCACTGACCATGTAAGGACAcatcttatttcatttcttttatttctcacctCATTCAACACACATATCCAGCCAAGCCCCTTTCTTGGGTACCCTTCGTTAAACCCACTTTGTTGTATGCATTCAGAGCAAGACCTTCTCCAACCTAACAATAACataattttctcctttctttcacaAGTCTCAGAATCCTTTTAAAAGGGACATGAGaagtttttgtctttattttcatcattatcatcttttgaccagaaatttcagggtatggaggcaagttgattacttcaacccctagtgctcaactggtacttattttattgatcctaccaaaaggatgaaaggcaaagtcaaccgacctcagtggaatttgaactcaaaacgtaaaaatggacgaaatgcttcttAGTATTTTGCCcaaaatgctaatgattctgttgcCAGCACATAACCcttttcattgtcatttaatgccATCCACTTTTCCCTGCTCACATGGGCCTGATGGAAattgttgaggcatattttctgtGGCTGtgtacccttcctgtcaccaaccttcacccaTTTCCAACCAAGGCAATATTTTCCCCACagttagacatgtttttcacagaagactggaaacaaacaacctcacttgtataaCAGGGTtcctcatttacaaccatcaaatgatgtcaagacaagggtacacatgcacgcacacaagcgcacatacacacacacatacacatgaggggcttctttcaattttcatctacaaaattctCATACAAGACTTTggtggtcagcctggagctatagtagaagacacttgcccaaggtgccacacactagGACTGAACCCACGACCACATGGtagggaagcaagtttctcaatcACAAaggcattaaaaaaagaaaacaagtattgATAGAGCCTGGGTAGGGAGCACCAAGAAATGAGAGCTCCCTGTTTTCAACTCACGGGTCCTGTCAATATATTCCCTGACAGCTCAAGTGGAGCAAGGGTCATCAGACAGGGAATCAATGGTTAATATCTAATCCTTGATATTAACTCCTATTTTTAACTCGTGGATTATTCTGGTCTTGAAAAATCAAGTAATTCACTCAACTGACTGATTGATCATACATGTCAGAGTGGCAACTGAATTCTGTGTTAAATTCTTAAATTTTTACaatcctttaaaaacaaaatctgtttttTTCACTGTTTTACAGCTAGTAAATGTATGTGGTCCAGTGGTTAGAAGGCTTAGGTCATAATTATAAGGTTGTGGATTCAGTTCCTAGTCCAGGATATAgtgtattgtgtccttgggcaagttACAGGCAGAGAAGGCCGGTGCACTCTAACTAGGTACAATACCTTGTAATTAAATCAATGTCTCTCTAACCAAGGACAGAGCCCTATTGTATACAGTTGTTTTAtacatatctaaaaaaaatacagtaaattactatttttaaatctcacaacatgagatattcaacaacagtactttgtagtaaagattgtttgccaacataacatggcagtcctggtttaggactaatgttgctgtaatttagacgacgtctcctggggctaaattacagcaacattagtcctaaaccaggactgccatgttatgttggcaaacaatctttactataaaAATACAGTATTAGTTAGAATGTGTTTTCAAAAATGTGCTGTTGTGTTAGATTTAGTATTTTCCAAGTTTTTGTAGCATTTTATGAGCATTTACCAGAATATTCTtcaattaattatttgaaatctaatatttttccttttcatttctgttcTATTTCATATTGCATCATGGAACTATTTTCATGTAATTCCAAAATTTTTACTCCatggtaaaaaaataacaacaacaacaaaaaaaaaataaacaaaacaaatccacaaaaaaacaatgacaggaattgtgtgagaaagaaacagacagcgATTCCAAACCGGAAGGTGACTTGGTTTTATCTGGCCTTAGTCTCAAAGACAACCCATCTAGAAACAATAAACAAGACATCAAGATTCTAATGCGCAACGTGTCCAATTTAAGGTACCTCCTTCAGAAACATGCTGCCACCATCAGCCGCCAAGAATTCTTGGATGCCAATAAGAAAATCCAAGAGcttaatgaagaaatgaagaaaaagactCGAAAATCTAAGAATTCTGAAAGTGATGGGAGTAAATCCAAGAAAGGCAACAGCAATGgtgccagcagcagcagtagcggtgtCAGCAgtgaaaatagcaacaacagcagcagcagcagtgccaATAGTGATGACAATAGTGATAGTCAGATGTCTAAAGACTCCATCTATACTCAAATAAGCAAACGAAAGAGCAACCAAACCCACAAAATAATCGATGCCCTCGTTAGCGATGGAGCAGTAAACCTTCCACGAGTGTCGTCAAATAGCAGCATGGAATCATTTCAAGCAATCAGCAAGAAAAGGCAAATAAACAAAGACCTAAAATGTAGCATAATTGATAACGAAGATACGGAAGGCGAGTTCCAGGCTGAAATTGAATTTTTGGCTGAAAATGATGACGTGTTTTACACAAATCAGTTGGGTTCTGCATTGAGGGGCCGTATGAACTCTGATGTCACGGTGGTTTCGATACCTGATTCAACTGCTAAAACAAGAAAGAAGTCTAACATAAAGAGAGACTCTGAGAAAGTTTTGTCGCCCGGGCGACAAGTTCGGTTCAGCGAATCAACAGAAACAGTCACCATGGCATCAACGCCGACACCTTCAGAGCAATCTTACTCTGACACCATGGAAATTCCAGTGCGACGCCATTTCTTTTACCAGAAATCGAGCTACCAGCCAGACTGGACACCAACGGCACGCAATGACGTCGTTCGAATGTCAAGCTTGAAAACTCATGTTCTCAAACCAATTGAACGTGTTTATTCGAACACGACCTACCGGACGTATGCCCCATCAAATGATTTTCGTCCAAAACTAAACTCAGAGCTTTATTATCAATATGAGCCCAGCTTTGTAGACACTTATTAGTAGCCACAATTACACTGGAGTACCGAGTTGAAGcaacaaatgtataaatgtatgtacagacGCACAACACTGAACATAAAACACAATACAATACACAATCAAAATAAATGCTAACTCTGAGAGGTTTTTTGCTGAGATAGGTCTTCCATCATCAAAGCTATTTTCATGGGAAATTATAAATAACCTCAATACCATGAATCCGAGCACTGCCGATATCTCTACCTCCAGATCTTCACAAAAAATAAGTGAACCATAATGCTTTCTAATgaaccagaaagaaagaaagacttatGAAAAGAAAGATATTGATAATTGACCAGTTTCATATTGGTTGCTAATTAATGATAATTAGACTGGTTTTGGTCATAATGGCGAAAAGACTTTTGAGACCTTTGACTGTTGATAGCACAACAGAAAATAGTCTTTTGTTGTTACTAACCATGTTCATGGCTCAAAGCTGattacaaaaagataaaaaagaggaAACGTGTTGCTAACAGCATAAAGTGGGCCTCTAAGTGTtgatcacaaagaaaaaaataagtatagtGTTGTTGCTttctcagaacacaaagacatcGTTTAAGCCAATTACGAAGTACAATGTCAACACCAAAAATTGTTGTAGCAATTAATTGTTGCTAATCTAACATAGCACCTTTCTTCCAAACTTCACTCCAAATCACTGAACAGAGAAACACAAGATTCAGTCCTTTGTAACGGCACTGCATCAATGCACCCATGGTGGGATACTAAAGATTTTGTATTTCCTCAACTGAAACAACAATATCTTACATACagggaacaaacaacaaaatcacaTTTATGATTACCAGTAAAACTATACATATCACTAAATTATTACAATTAATCATAAACCAATGAAAAACATGGACACACGTGCTGCTAATGAATGTTGTTAAACTAATTACTGTGTTTAATAGTATATAAAACATACTTTTGTTTCTGGAAAAGGGTCTCAAACAATCGTC includes these proteins:
- the LOC106878799 gene encoding uncharacterized protein LOC106878799 isoform X1, coding for MGAQLDNSHSIPNYLSDLQNFFLSEPGIMSDRNIQFKASMVGMWLDMEIPVVLEQISNLLQLKHFQKVKVQLSRQGLKLTKKGKLPGLSSEDLIPLQNIEDIFVDNSIPTCFICITTACSSSPTQIMALKCLNEICARGIVTHYKILTGDKKKLVQSLRNAQLASLGASQTSNNSTNSDSSEGNNDLSDGVGSNTESGYTTDHELCEKETDSDSKPEGDLVLSGLSLKDNPSRNNKQDIKILMRNVSNLRYLLQKHAATISRQEFLDANKKIQELNEEMKKKTRKSKNSESDGSKSKKGNSNGASSSSSGVSSENSNNSSSSSANSDDNSDSQMSKDSIYTQISKRKSNQTHKIIDALVSDGAVNLPRVSSNSSMESFQAISKKRQINKDLKCSIIDNEDTEGEFQAEIEFLAENDDVFYTNQLGSALRGRMNSDVTVVSIPDSTAKTRKKSNIKRDSEKVLSPGRQVRFSESTETVTMASTPTPSEQSYSDTMEIPVRRHFFYQKSSYQPDWTPTARNDVVRMSSLKTHVLKPIERVYSNTTYRTYAPSNDFRPKLNSELYYQYEPSFVDTY
- the LOC106878799 gene encoding uncharacterized protein LOC106878799 isoform X2 — translated: MSDRNIQFKASMVGMWLDMEIPVVLEQISNLLQLKHFQKVKVQLSRQGLKLTKKGKLPGLSSEDLIPLQNIEDIFVDNSIPTCFICITTACSSSPTQIMALKCLNEICARGIVTHYKILTGDKKKLVQSLRNAQLASLGASQTSNNSTNSDSSEGNNDLSDGVGSNTESGYTTDHELCEKETDSDSKPEGDLVLSGLSLKDNPSRNNKQDIKILMRNVSNLRYLLQKHAATISRQEFLDANKKIQELNEEMKKKTRKSKNSESDGSKSKKGNSNGASSSSSGVSSENSNNSSSSSANSDDNSDSQMSKDSIYTQISKRKSNQTHKIIDALVSDGAVNLPRVSSNSSMESFQAISKKRQINKDLKCSIIDNEDTEGEFQAEIEFLAENDDVFYTNQLGSALRGRMNSDVTVVSIPDSTAKTRKKSNIKRDSEKVLSPGRQVRFSESTETVTMASTPTPSEQSYSDTMEIPVRRHFFYQKSSYQPDWTPTARNDVVRMSSLKTHVLKPIERVYSNTTYRTYAPSNDFRPKLNSELYYQYEPSFVDTY